Genomic window (Dehalococcoidia bacterium):
TCGGGTGGCCGAGCGCCGAGCAGGCGATGCCGGACGAGAACATCGTCTCGTTGAGGTGGACCATCTCGACCAGCTTGTCACGGATATGGGCCGCGTTCTCGACGCCGTTCATGCGCGCGATGAGCGCTGTCGCGCCGATGAGCACGTCGCCCACGCCGACCTTGCAGCCGCCGTAGCTCTGCCGGTGGTAGGCGGCGAAGCGCTCCACCAGCTTGCCCACCTGGTCGACCTCGCCGTTGAGAAAGATGCGCTCCTCGGGCACGAAGACGTCGTCGAAGACCGTCATCACCTCCTGGCCGCCGAAGCGCAGGTTGCCGATGTCGAACGGCGGCTCCTCCAGTTTGCGCGTATCGCTGGCCTGGCGTCCGTAGATGTAACGGATGCCCGGCGTGGTCGTCGGGACGGCGAAACATACCGCCCATTCCTCCTCGCCGGGGCGCATGTTTATCGTCGGCATGACGATGATCTCGTGCGAGTTCAGCATGCCCGTCTGGTGCAGCTTCGCGCCCCGCACGACGACGCCGTCGCTCTTCCGCTCGACGACGCGCAGGTAGAGGTCGGGGTCGCGCTGCTCCTTAGGGCGCTTGCCGCGCTCTCCCTTGGGATCGGTCATCGCCCCGTCGACCACGAGGTCGTTCGATTGCACGTGCGCCCAGTAATCGCGGAAACGGCGGTGGTAGTCGGTGGCGTGCGCCTGGTCGCACTCGTAGGTCACGCTGAAGACGGCGTTGGCGGCGTCGAGGCCGACGCAGCGCTGAA
Coding sequences:
- a CDS encoding 4-hydroxyphenylacetate 3-hydroxylase N-terminal domain-containing protein yields the protein MTLKTGDEYIASLKKLGLEAQILGKKTGDPQEHPVVAPSVRAVAATFDCAHSEESRALFRVRSSLTGEEINRFTHLHQSAQDLIDKVLMQRYCGNVTSCCFQRCVGLDAANAVFSVTYECDQAHATDYHRRFRDYWAHVQSNDLVVDGAMTDPKGERGKRPKEQRDPDLYLRVVERKSDGVVVRGAKLHQTGMLNSHEIIVMPTINMRPGEEEWAVCFAVPTTTPGIRYIYGRQASDTRKLEEPPFDIGNLRFGGQEVMTVFDDVFVPEERIFLNGEVDQVGKLVERFAAYHRQSYGGCKVGVGDVLIGATALIARMNGVENAAHIRDKLVEMVHLNETMFSSGIACSALGHPTAAGNYEIDMLLANVCKLNVTRFPYEIARLATDIAGGLLGTMPSAKDLDDPVSGAYIRKYLAAAEGTDVTDRMKVLRLIENLVAGAGAVGYLIESMHGAGPPAAQRIMIGRQGDIEGKIGLAKRLLDIA